One Streptomyces sp. V4I8 genomic window carries:
- a CDS encoding M23 family metallopeptidase, producing the protein MSARKLATLAYRGLQLAFLGLVIAHFSLDLGYPWWWNFLPIVLAYVLVSVVNRWGGAPDSPRAAREPVEVAPPVTGRWTALNSPADRTPSHGTHAYGQTFAIDVVAEPEPGARPGFGWLWPLARRNGAFPAYGAPLLAVADATVVRASDGQRDHLSRTSLLGLMYLMVVEASVRDLLGARRILGNHVILDLGDGTHALYAHLRRGSLTVRAGDRVTAGQPLAHCGNSGNSTEPHLHFQLMDGPDPDSARGIPFTWRGIGVPRNREAFEAPMTESQRAEIQARHARSSAAPSPNSSERAATPAGPVPVEAEGLCRRPSRPA; encoded by the coding sequence ATGTCCGCACGTAAACTGGCCACCCTCGCCTACCGGGGTCTGCAACTGGCCTTCCTCGGCCTGGTGATCGCGCACTTCTCACTGGACCTCGGATATCCGTGGTGGTGGAACTTCCTGCCGATCGTCCTGGCCTACGTCCTGGTCAGCGTGGTCAACCGGTGGGGCGGCGCCCCTGACAGCCCGCGCGCCGCCCGGGAACCCGTCGAGGTCGCCCCGCCCGTCACCGGCCGCTGGACCGCGCTCAACAGCCCGGCCGACCGCACCCCGAGCCACGGCACGCACGCCTACGGCCAGACCTTCGCCATCGACGTCGTCGCCGAACCCGAGCCCGGCGCCCGCCCCGGTTTCGGCTGGTTGTGGCCACTCGCCCGCCGCAACGGCGCCTTCCCCGCCTATGGCGCCCCGCTCCTCGCGGTCGCCGACGCCACCGTCGTACGGGCCTCCGACGGGCAGCGCGACCACCTGAGCCGCACCTCGCTGCTCGGGCTCATGTACCTGATGGTCGTCGAGGCGTCCGTGCGCGACCTGCTCGGGGCCAGGCGGATCCTCGGCAACCACGTCATCCTCGACCTCGGCGACGGCACCCACGCGCTCTACGCCCACCTGCGACGCGGCTCGCTCACCGTTCGCGCGGGCGACCGGGTGACCGCCGGACAGCCGCTGGCCCACTGCGGCAACTCGGGCAACTCCACCGAGCCCCACCTCCACTTCCAGCTGATGGACGGCCCCGACCCGGACAGCGCCCGCGGCATCCCCTTCACCTGGCGCGGCATCGGCGTCCCCCGCAACCGCGAGGCGTTCGAGGCACCCATGACGGAATCGCAGCGCGCAGAGATCCAAGCCCGGCACGCCCGCTCGAGTGCCGCACCGTCGCCGAACTCGTCGGAGCGCGCCGCGACGCCCGCGGGCCCCGTGCCAGTAGAGGCAGAGGGACTCTGCCGAAGGCCATCGCGGCCCGCATAG
- a CDS encoding ArsR/SmtB family transcription factor, whose product MELEERVADLERRLAALENAQHTAPRLGEGDFWALQGFKEQLAGLEAADGGVLFTGAVRLPTGERYEWQRGVLTEGLLDGDWTESAESFAALGHPVRLRLLREVIGGRRTAAELAELDEVGTTGQIYHHLRQLTGAGWLHTTGRGRYEVPPGRVVPLLVALSTARP is encoded by the coding sequence GTGGAACTCGAAGAACGCGTCGCCGACCTCGAACGACGACTGGCAGCGCTGGAGAACGCCCAGCACACCGCCCCCCGCCTCGGCGAGGGCGACTTCTGGGCCCTGCAGGGGTTCAAGGAGCAGCTGGCCGGGCTGGAAGCGGCCGACGGAGGAGTGCTGTTCACCGGCGCCGTACGGCTGCCGACCGGGGAGCGGTACGAGTGGCAGCGCGGCGTGCTGACCGAGGGCCTGCTCGACGGCGACTGGACCGAGTCCGCCGAGTCCTTCGCCGCCCTCGGCCACCCGGTCCGGCTGCGGCTGCTGCGCGAGGTCATCGGCGGCCGGCGCACCGCGGCCGAGCTCGCCGAGCTGGACGAGGTCGGCACGACCGGGCAGATCTACCACCACTTGCGCCAACTGACCGGCGCGGGCTGGCTGCACACGACCGGCCGGGGCCGTTACGAGGTGCCGCCGGGGCGGGTCGTACCGCTGCTGGTGGCGCTGTCGACCGCCCGGCCGTGA
- the purS gene encoding phosphoribosylformylglycinamidine synthase subunit PurS, producing MARVVVDVMLKPEILDPQGQAVQRALPRLGFEGISDVRQGKRFELEVDGPVDDAALARIHDLAESFLANTVIEDFTVKVEEVAEAAK from the coding sequence GTGGCACGCGTCGTAGTCGACGTCATGCTCAAGCCGGAGATCCTCGACCCCCAGGGCCAGGCGGTGCAGCGCGCACTGCCGCGGCTGGGTTTCGAAGGCATCTCCGACGTACGTCAGGGAAAGCGTTTCGAACTGGAAGTTGACGGGCCGGTCGACGACGCCGCCCTCGCGCGCATCCATGATCTTGCGGAATCTTTCCTCGCCAACACCGTGATCGAGGACTTCACCGTGAAGGTGGAAGAAGTCGCGGAGGCCGCGAAGTGA
- a CDS encoding DUF3073 domain-containing protein: MGRGRAKAKQTKVARQLKYNSGGTDLSRLANELGASTSSQPPNGEPFEDDEEDDPYAQYADLYNDDDEDDEDDESGPTSQQRRGA, encoded by the coding sequence ATGGGGCGCGGCCGGGCCAAGGCCAAGCAGACGAAGGTCGCCCGCCAGCTGAAGTACAACAGCGGCGGGACTGACCTGTCGCGTCTGGCCAACGAGCTGGGCGCTTCGACTTCGAGCCAGCCGCCGAACGGCGAGCCGTTCGAGGACGACGAAGAAGACGACCCGTACGCCCAGTACGCGGATCTCTACAACGACGACGATGAGGATGACGAGGACGACGAGTCCGGTCCCACGTCGCAACAACGCCGCGGCGCTTGA
- a CDS encoding META domain-containing protein, whose protein sequence is MNTLGTLGIDKQRLAALAALTLLPLAAACGSEDAGSESVASGASASVTGAYWAVDDVTVDGKKSAAPSNAYLRIADGGEVKGNLGCNNFGADAAFADSHVTFDKVRATEMACDDVPANFEQTLARTLADGALTTEVEGDKLTLTTADGDRVALTKEESAPLKGTKWTITSPDSDGKAHLTFDEKTGQVSGSLGCNKVKADATVRDGRITLGTASTTRMMCDTSLMNTEKTLLGLFDSTVKYGLDHRTLTLTSGNGESVNATAAE, encoded by the coding sequence ATGAACACACTCGGCACCCTCGGCATCGACAAGCAGCGACTGGCCGCCCTCGCAGCGCTGACCCTCCTCCCGCTCGCCGCCGCCTGCGGCAGTGAGGACGCGGGCAGCGAGTCGGTCGCCTCCGGGGCCTCGGCCTCCGTCACCGGCGCCTACTGGGCCGTCGACGACGTCACCGTCGACGGCAAGAAGAGCGCCGCCCCGAGCAACGCCTACCTGCGGATCGCCGACGGCGGCGAGGTCAAGGGCAACCTCGGCTGCAACAACTTCGGCGCCGACGCCGCCTTCGCCGACAGCCACGTCACCTTCGACAAGGTGCGGGCGACCGAGATGGCCTGCGACGACGTCCCCGCGAACTTCGAGCAGACCCTCGCACGCACCCTCGCCGACGGCGCCCTCACCACCGAGGTCGAGGGCGACAAGCTGACCCTCACCACGGCGGACGGCGACCGCGTCGCCCTCACCAAGGAGGAGTCCGCCCCGCTCAAGGGCACGAAGTGGACCATCACCAGCCCGGACAGCGACGGCAAGGCCCACCTCACCTTCGACGAGAAGACCGGACAGGTCAGCGGCAGCCTCGGCTGCAACAAGGTGAAGGCGGACGCGACGGTCCGCGACGGCCGTATCACGCTCGGCACGGCGTCCACCACGCGCATGATGTGCGACACCTCACTCATGAATACGGAGAAGACCCTCCTCGGCCTCTTCGACAGCACGGTGAAGTACGGACTGGATCATCGCACCCTCACGCTGACCAGCGGAAACGGCGAGAGCGTGAACGCGACCGCGGCCGAGTGA
- the purM gene encoding phosphoribosylformylglycinamidine cyclo-ligase has translation MSETTGASYAAAGVDIEAGDRAVELMKEWVKKTQRPEVLGGLGGFAGLFDASALKRYERPLLASATDGVGTKVDVARQLGVYDTIGHDLVAMVMDDIVVCGAEPLFMTDYICVGKVHPERVAAIVKGIAEGCVLAGCALVGGETAEHPGLLGEDDFDVAGAGTGVVEADRLLGPDRIRKGDAVIAMASSGLHSNGYSLVRHVLLNQAGLALDTRIDELGRTLGEELLEPTKIYSLDCLALTRTTDVHAYSHVTGGGLAANLARVIPDDLHAIVDRTTWTPAPIFDLVGKTGQVERLELEKTLNMGVGMIAIVPEESTDAALETLADRGVDAWVAGEITDRGDHASGAELVGTYSR, from the coding sequence ATGTCTGAGACAACTGGTGCCAGCTACGCAGCCGCGGGCGTCGACATCGAAGCGGGCGACCGCGCGGTCGAGCTGATGAAGGAGTGGGTGAAGAAGACCCAGCGCCCCGAGGTCCTCGGCGGCCTCGGCGGTTTCGCCGGCCTCTTCGACGCCTCCGCCCTCAAGCGCTACGAGCGTCCCCTCCTCGCCTCCGCCACCGACGGTGTCGGCACCAAGGTCGACGTCGCCCGCCAGCTGGGCGTCTACGACACCATCGGCCACGACCTGGTCGCCATGGTCATGGACGACATCGTGGTGTGCGGCGCCGAGCCGCTGTTCATGACCGACTACATCTGTGTCGGCAAGGTCCACCCCGAGCGTGTCGCCGCCATCGTGAAGGGCATCGCCGAGGGCTGTGTGCTCGCCGGCTGCGCCCTGGTCGGCGGCGAGACCGCCGAGCACCCCGGCCTGCTGGGCGAGGACGACTTCGACGTCGCCGGCGCCGGAACGGGTGTCGTGGAGGCCGACCGGCTGCTGGGCCCGGATCGCATCCGTAAGGGTGACGCGGTGATCGCCATGGCGTCATCCGGGCTTCACTCGAACGGGTACTCGCTGGTCCGCCACGTCCTGCTGAACCAGGCCGGCCTCGCCCTGGACACCCGGATCGACGAGCTCGGCCGCACCCTCGGCGAGGAGCTGCTGGAGCCGACGAAGATCTACTCGCTGGACTGTCTGGCCCTCACCCGCACCACGGACGTACACGCGTACAGCCATGTCACGGGTGGCGGTCTGGCCGCCAACCTGGCCCGGGTGATCCCGGACGACCTGCACGCGATCGTCGACCGCACCACCTGGACCCCGGCCCCGATCTTCGACCTCGTCGGCAAGACGGGCCAGGTCGAGCGCCTGGAGCTGGAGAAGACCCTGAACATGGGCGTCGGCATGATCGCGATCGTGCCGGAGGAGTCCACGGACGCGGCCCTGGAGACACTGGCCGACCGCGGGGTCGACGCATGGGTCGCCGGCGAGATCACGGACCGCGGCGACCACGCCTCGGGTGCCGAGCTGGTCGGTACGTACTCACGTTGA
- the purL gene encoding phosphoribosylformylglycinamidine synthase subunit PurL — protein sequence MSRTPLDTVEHAAATPDVELPWAELGLKKDEYERVVEILGRRPTGAELAMYSVMWSEHCSYKSSKVHLRQFGEKAPESDAMLVGIGENAGVVDVGQGYAVTFKVESHNHPSYVEPYQGAATGVGGIVRDIIAMGARPVAVVDPLRFGAADHPDTKRVLPGVVAGIGGYGNCLGLPNIGGEVVFDSCYQGNPLVNAGAIGVMRHEDIHLAKASGAGNKVILYGARTGGDGIGGASILASETFDDAKPSKRPAVQVGDPFQEKLLIECTLEAFAEKLVVGIQDLGAAGLSCATSELASNGSGGMRVTLDDVPLRDSTLSPEEILMSESQERMCAVVEPEKVDRFLEICEKWDVIATVIGEVTDGDRLEIYWHGGKIVDVDPRTVAHEGPVYERPYARPSWQDELQADDANKLPRPETGEELKDQVLKLVASPNQASKKWITSQYDHFVQGNTVLAQPEDSGMIRIDEATGLGVAIATDGNGRYAKLDPYHGAQLALSEAYRNVATTGAKPLAVSDCLNFGSPEDPAVMWQFAEAVRGLADACQQLGTPVTGGNVSLYNQTGEVAIHPTPVVAVLGVIDDVARRTPVAFQEEGQLLYLLGDTREEFGGSAWSQVVHDHLGGLPPKVDLERERLLAEILISASRDGMIDSAHDLSDGGLIQAVVESALLGGKGARLIVPDGLDAFTLLFSESAGRAVVAVPRSEEVRFNDMCGARGLPVTRIGVVDGDSVELQGEFEVSLEQLRVAHEETIPALLK from the coding sequence ATGAGCCGGACGCCTCTGGACACGGTCGAGCACGCGGCCGCGACCCCCGACGTCGAGCTGCCCTGGGCCGAACTCGGTCTGAAGAAGGACGAGTACGAGCGGGTCGTGGAGATCCTCGGTCGCCGCCCGACCGGCGCCGAGCTCGCCATGTACTCGGTCATGTGGTCCGAGCACTGCTCGTACAAGTCCTCCAAGGTGCACCTCCGCCAGTTCGGAGAGAAGGCCCCCGAGTCCGACGCGATGCTCGTCGGCATCGGCGAGAACGCCGGTGTGGTGGACGTCGGCCAGGGCTACGCCGTGACCTTCAAGGTCGAGTCGCACAACCACCCGTCGTACGTCGAGCCCTACCAGGGCGCGGCCACGGGCGTGGGCGGCATCGTGCGCGACATCATCGCGATGGGCGCGCGGCCGGTGGCGGTCGTGGACCCGCTGCGGTTCGGTGCGGCGGACCACCCGGACACCAAGCGCGTGCTGCCCGGTGTCGTCGCCGGCATCGGCGGCTACGGCAACTGCCTGGGCCTGCCCAACATCGGCGGCGAGGTCGTCTTCGACTCCTGCTACCAGGGGAACCCGCTGGTCAACGCCGGTGCCATCGGTGTGATGCGGCACGAGGACATCCACCTGGCGAAGGCGTCCGGCGCGGGCAACAAGGTCATCCTGTACGGGGCCCGCACGGGCGGTGACGGCATCGGTGGTGCCTCGATCCTTGCGAGTGAGACCTTCGACGACGCCAAGCCGTCGAAGCGCCCGGCGGTCCAGGTCGGCGACCCCTTCCAGGAGAAGCTCCTCATCGAGTGCACCCTGGAGGCGTTCGCCGAGAAGCTGGTCGTCGGTATCCAGGACCTCGGTGCCGCCGGTCTCTCCTGTGCCACGTCCGAGCTCGCCTCCAACGGCTCCGGCGGTATGCGCGTGACGCTGGACGACGTGCCCCTGCGTGACTCGACGCTCTCGCCCGAGGAAATCCTCATGAGCGAGTCGCAGGAACGCATGTGCGCGGTCGTCGAGCCGGAGAAGGTCGACCGGTTCCTGGAGATCTGCGAGAAGTGGGACGTCATCGCCACCGTCATCGGTGAGGTGACCGACGGCGACCGCCTGGAGATCTACTGGCACGGCGGCAAGATCGTCGACGTCGACCCGCGCACGGTCGCGCACGAGGGCCCGGTCTACGAGCGCCCCTACGCCCGCCCGTCCTGGCAGGACGAGCTCCAGGCCGACGACGCGAACAAGCTGCCGCGGCCGGAGACGGGTGAGGAGCTGAAGGACCAGGTCCTGAAGCTGGTCGCCTCCCCGAACCAGGCCTCCAAGAAGTGGATCACCTCGCAGTACGACCACTTCGTGCAGGGCAACACCGTCCTCGCCCAGCCCGAGGACTCCGGCATGATCCGCATCGACGAGGCGACCGGCCTCGGCGTGGCCATCGCGACGGACGGCAACGGCCGCTACGCGAAGCTGGACCCCTATCACGGCGCCCAGCTGGCCCTGTCGGAGGCGTACCGCAACGTCGCCACGACCGGTGCCAAGCCGCTCGCGGTCTCCGACTGCCTGAACTTCGGTTCGCCCGAGGACCCGGCGGTGATGTGGCAGTTCGCGGAGGCGGTGCGCGGACTGGCGGACGCCTGCCAGCAGTTGGGCACGCCGGTGACGGGCGGCAACGTCTCGCTCTACAACCAGACCGGCGAGGTCGCCATCCACCCGACCCCGGTGGTCGCGGTCCTCGGCGTCATCGACGACGTGGCCCGGCGCACGCCGGTCGCCTTCCAGGAGGAGGGCCAGCTGCTCTACCTCCTCGGCGACACGCGTGAGGAGTTCGGCGGTTCGGCCTGGTCGCAGGTCGTGCACGACCACCTCGGTGGTCTGCCGCCCAAGGTCGACCTGGAGCGCGAGCGCCTGCTCGCCGAGATCCTGATCTCCGCCTCCCGTGACGGCATGATCGACTCCGCGCACGACCTGTCCGACGGCGGTCTGATCCAGGCGGTCGTCGAGTCGGCGCTGCTCGGCGGCAAGGGCGCGCGTCTGATCGTCCCGGACGGGCTGGACGCCTTCACCCTCCTCTTCTCCGAGTCGGCGGGACGCGCGGTCGTCGCCGTGCCGCGCTCCGAGGAGGTCCGCTTCAACGACATGTGCGGTGCGCGGGGCCTGCCGGTCACCCGTATCGGTGTCGTCGACGGTGATTCCGTGGAGCTCCAGGGCGAGTTCGAGGTGTCCCTGGAGCAGCTGCGCGTGGCGCACGAGGAGACGATCCCGGCGCTGCTCAAGTAG
- the bldC gene encoding developmental transcriptional regulator BldC produces MTARTPDAEPLLTPAEVATMFRVDPKTVTRWAKAGKLTSIRTLGGHRRYREAEVRALLAGIPQQRSEA; encoded by the coding sequence ATGACCGCTCGCACCCCTGATGCCGAGCCGCTGCTGACCCCGGCTGAGGTCGCCACCATGTTCCGTGTCGACCCCAAGACGGTCACGCGGTGGGCGAAGGCCGGGAAGCTTACTTCCATCCGTACGCTCGGCGGACACCGCCGCTACCGCGAGGCTGAGGTCCGCGCACTGCTCGCGGGCATCCCGCAGCAGCGCAGCGAGGCCTGA
- the purF gene encoding amidophosphoribosyltransferase: MPRGDGRLNHDLLPGEKGPQDACGVFGVWAPGEEVAKLTYFGLYALQHRGQESAGIAVSNGSQILVFKDMGLVSQVFDETSLGSLTGHIAVGHARYSTTGASVWENAQPTFRATAHGSIALGHNGNLVNTAQLAEMVADLPKQEGGRTPRVAATNDTDLLTALLAAQVDEDGKPLTIEEAAHQVLPQVKGAFSLVFMDENTLYAARDPQGIRPLVLGRLERGWVAASESAALDICGASFVREIEPGEFVAIDENGLRSSRFAEAKPKGCVFEYVYLARPDTDIAGRNVYLSRVEMGRKLAKEAPVEADLVIATPESGTPAAIGYAEASGIPFGAGLVKNAYVGRTFIQPSQTIRQLGIRLKLNPLKEVIKGKRLVVVDDSIVRGNTQRALVRMLREAGAAEVHIRISSPPVKWPCFFGIDFATRAELIANGMTIEEIGTSLGADSLSYISIDGMIEATTIAKPNLCRACFDGEYPMELPDPELLGKQLLETELAAGPAATAAADAIRRP; the protein is encoded by the coding sequence GTGCCACGTGGTGACGGTCGACTCAATCACGATCTACTTCCCGGCGAGAAGGGCCCCCAGGACGCGTGTGGCGTCTTCGGTGTCTGGGCTCCGGGTGAAGAGGTCGCAAAGCTCACGTACTTCGGGCTCTACGCCCTCCAGCATCGGGGCCAGGAATCCGCGGGAATCGCGGTCAGCAACGGCTCCCAGATCCTCGTCTTCAAGGACATGGGCCTGGTCTCCCAGGTCTTCGACGAGACCTCGCTCGGTTCGCTGACCGGCCATATCGCGGTCGGACACGCCCGCTACTCGACCACCGGCGCCTCCGTGTGGGAGAACGCCCAGCCGACCTTCCGCGCCACCGCGCACGGCTCCATCGCGCTCGGCCACAACGGCAACCTGGTCAACACGGCCCAGCTCGCCGAGATGGTCGCCGACCTCCCCAAGCAGGAGGGCGGCCGCACCCCGCGCGTCGCGGCCACCAACGACACCGACCTGCTCACCGCGCTGCTCGCGGCCCAGGTCGACGAGGACGGCAAGCCGCTGACCATCGAGGAGGCCGCCCACCAGGTCCTCCCGCAGGTCAAGGGCGCCTTCTCCCTCGTCTTCATGGACGAGAACACCCTTTACGCCGCCCGCGACCCGCAGGGCATCCGCCCGCTGGTCCTCGGCCGCCTGGAGCGCGGCTGGGTCGCCGCGTCCGAGTCCGCCGCCCTCGACATCTGCGGCGCGAGCTTCGTCCGCGAGATCGAGCCGGGCGAGTTCGTCGCCATCGACGAGAACGGCCTGCGCTCCTCCCGATTCGCGGAAGCGAAGCCCAAGGGCTGTGTCTTCGAATACGTGTACCTGGCCCGCCCGGACACCGACATCGCCGGCCGCAACGTCTACCTCTCCCGCGTGGAGATGGGCCGCAAGCTCGCCAAGGAAGCCCCGGTCGAGGCCGACCTGGTCATAGCGACCCCGGAATCCGGCACCCCGGCGGCGATCGGATACGCGGAGGCCAGCGGCATCCCGTTCGGTGCGGGTCTGGTGAAGAACGCGTACGTCGGACGTACGTTCATCCAGCCCTCGCAGACCATCCGGCAGCTCGGCATCCGCCTGAAGCTGAACCCGCTGAAGGAAGTCATCAAGGGCAAGCGCCTGGTCGTCGTCGACGACTCGATCGTGCGCGGCAACACCCAGCGCGCCCTGGTCCGCATGCTCCGCGAGGCGGGAGCGGCGGAGGTCCACATCCGGATCTCCTCTCCCCCCGTGAAGTGGCCCTGCTTCTTCGGCATCGACTTCGCCACCCGCGCCGAGCTCATCGCCAACGGCATGACGATCGAGGAGATCGGCACCTCGCTGGGCGCCGACTCCCTCTCCTACATCTCCATCGACGGCATGATCGAGGCGACCACCATCGCCAAGCCGAACCTCTGCCGCGCCTGCTTCGACGGCGAGTACCCGATGGAGCTCCCCGACCCCGAGCTGCTCGGCAAGCAGCTCCTGGAGACGGAGCTGGCCGCCGGCCCGGCCGCCACGGCCGCCGCCGACGCGATCCGCCGCCCGTAG
- a CDS encoding sterol carrier family protein, translating into MPPAKKRTRTYDPAKIRAAVLAQFGNVRQAVGTLTEEQLARPTRLGDWTVRDLAAHITMAVETISHNLERDEQAKKPGLTLLEWPFTTAPRAGGIADDTHDLAAANPDLDALYTRTGQRIAESLAAAPDDRLLGTRTGAMTLADYLVTRTVELVVHTDDLNAAIPGLDIPYDRQALAACTRLLADALAAKAPGGSTEVRIPPYAVVQCVEGPRHTRGTPPNVVETDPLTWIRLATGRLTWPDAVAEAKVSASGERADLGGLLPLMG; encoded by the coding sequence ATGCCACCGGCCAAGAAGCGCACCCGCACCTATGACCCCGCCAAGATCCGCGCCGCGGTGCTCGCGCAGTTCGGGAACGTACGACAGGCCGTGGGCACCCTGACCGAGGAGCAGCTCGCGCGCCCCACCCGGCTCGGCGACTGGACCGTCCGCGACCTCGCGGCGCACATCACGATGGCCGTCGAGACCATCAGCCACAACCTCGAGCGCGACGAGCAGGCGAAGAAGCCGGGACTGACCCTCCTGGAGTGGCCCTTCACCACAGCCCCCCGGGCCGGCGGCATCGCCGACGACACCCACGACCTCGCCGCCGCCAACCCCGACCTCGACGCCCTCTACACACGGACCGGGCAGCGCATCGCCGAGAGCCTGGCCGCCGCCCCCGACGACCGCCTCCTGGGCACCCGCACCGGCGCGATGACCCTCGCCGACTACCTCGTCACCCGCACCGTCGAACTGGTCGTCCATACCGACGACCTCAACGCCGCAATCCCCGGCCTCGACATCCCCTACGACCGTCAGGCCCTCGCCGCCTGTACGCGCCTCCTCGCCGACGCCCTCGCCGCGAAGGCGCCCGGCGGTTCGACCGAGGTGCGGATCCCGCCGTATGCCGTGGTGCAGTGCGTGGAGGGGCCGAGGCACACCCGGGGCACCCCGCCCAACGTTGTCGAGACCGACCCGCTGACCTGGATCCGGCTCGCGACCGGGCGGCTGACGTGGCCGGACGCGGTCGCGGAGGCCAAGGTGAGCGCGAGCGGGGAGCGGGCGGACCTGGGCGGGCTGTTGCCGCTCATGGGGTGA
- a CDS encoding Leu/Phe/Val dehydrogenase — MTDVTHGVLRTLFHSEQGGHEQVVLCQDRASGLKAVIAIHSTALGPALGGTRFYPYATEDEAVADALNLARGMSYKNAMAGLDHGGGKAVIIGDPEKIKTEELLLAYGRFVASLGGRYVTACDVGTYVADMDVVARECRWTTGRSPQNGGAGDSSVLTAFGVYQGMRASAQHQWGDPSLRGRTVGIAGVGKVGHHLVDHLRAEGAEVVITDVREEAVGRILAAHPTGVQAVADTATLIRVENLDIYAPCALGGALNDDTVPVLTAEVVCGAANNQLAHPGVEKDLADRGILYAPDYVVNAGGVIQVADELHGFDFERCKAKAAKIYDTTLAIFARAKTDGIPPAAAADRIAEQRMAEARGAH; from the coding sequence GTGACCGACGTAACACACGGCGTCCTGCGCACCCTGTTCCACTCGGAGCAGGGGGGACATGAGCAAGTCGTGCTCTGCCAGGACCGCGCCAGCGGCCTCAAGGCCGTCATCGCCATCCACTCCACCGCCCTGGGCCCCGCCCTCGGCGGCACGCGCTTCTACCCGTACGCGACCGAGGACGAGGCCGTCGCCGACGCGCTGAACCTCGCGCGCGGGATGTCGTACAAGAACGCCATGGCCGGTCTCGATCACGGCGGCGGCAAGGCCGTGATCATCGGGGACCCGGAGAAGATCAAGACCGAGGAGCTGCTGCTCGCGTACGGCCGGTTCGTGGCCTCGCTGGGCGGCCGCTACGTCACCGCGTGCGACGTCGGTACGTATGTCGCCGACATGGACGTCGTGGCGCGCGAGTGCCGCTGGACCACCGGGCGCTCGCCGCAGAACGGCGGCGCGGGCGACTCCTCCGTGCTCACCGCCTTCGGCGTCTACCAGGGCATGCGCGCCTCGGCCCAGCACCAATGGGGCGACCCGTCGCTGCGCGGCCGCACGGTCGGTATCGCGGGCGTCGGCAAGGTCGGCCACCACCTGGTGGACCACCTGCGGGCGGAGGGCGCCGAGGTCGTCATCACGGACGTGCGCGAGGAGGCCGTGGGGCGGATCCTCGCCGCGCACCCGACGGGCGTACAGGCCGTCGCCGACACCGCGACCCTGATCCGGGTCGAGAACCTCGACATCTACGCCCCGTGCGCGCTCGGTGGCGCCCTGAACGACGACACCGTGCCGGTGCTGACCGCCGAGGTGGTGTGCGGCGCCGCCAACAACCAGCTCGCCCATCCGGGCGTCGAGAAGGACCTCGCCGACCGCGGGATCCTCTACGCGCCCGACTACGTGGTGAACGCCGGCGGTGTCATCCAGGTCGCCGACGAGCTGCACGGCTTCGACTTCGAGCGGTGCAAGGCGAAGGCCGCGAAGATCTACGACACCACGCTGGCCATATTCGCACGTGCGAAGACGGACGGGATTCCGCCGGCCGCCGCGGCCGACCGGATCGCCGAGCAGCGGATGGCGGAGGCACGCGGAGCGCACTGA
- the purQ gene encoding phosphoribosylformylglycinamidine synthase subunit PurQ translates to MTARIGVVTFPGSLDDRDTQRAIRLAGAEPVALWHKDKDLKQVDAVVLPGGFSYGDYLRAGAISRFSPVMETVIEQAKAGLPVLGICNGFQVLTEAHLLPGGMLGNDHLHFICRDQKLRVENADTVWTSDYEQGQEISIPLKNMDGRYVADQYTLDKLEAEGRVAFRYLARGEAADGYGNPNGSLNDIAGITNEAGNVVGLMPHPEHAVEPLIGSGRTDGLPFFTSILKKLVNA, encoded by the coding sequence GTGACCGCTCGTATTGGCGTCGTCACTTTCCCGGGGAGTCTCGACGACCGGGACACCCAGCGCGCGATCCGCCTCGCGGGCGCCGAACCGGTCGCCCTCTGGCACAAGGACAAGGACCTCAAGCAGGTCGACGCCGTGGTGCTGCCCGGCGGTTTCTCCTACGGCGACTATCTGCGGGCCGGCGCCATCTCCCGGTTCTCGCCGGTGATGGAGACCGTCATCGAGCAGGCGAAGGCCGGTCTTCCGGTCCTGGGTATCTGCAACGGCTTCCAGGTTCTGACGGAGGCCCACCTCCTCCCGGGCGGGATGCTCGGCAACGACCACCTGCACTTCATCTGCCGCGACCAGAAGCTGCGGGTGGAGAACGCCGACACCGTCTGGACCAGCGACTACGAGCAGGGCCAGGAGATCAGCATCCCGCTCAAGAACATGGACGGCCGGTACGTCGCCGACCAGTACACGCTGGACAAGCTGGAGGCCGAGGGGCGGGTCGCCTTCCGGTACCTCGCCCGCGGCGAAGCCGCTGATGGATACGGCAACCCGAACGGCTCGCTCAACGACATCGCCGGCATCACCAACGAGGCCGGCAACGTCGTAGGCCTCATGCCGCACCCGGAGCACGCCGTCGAGCCCCTCATCGGGTCGGGCCGCACCGACGGTCTCCCGTTCTTCACGTCGATCCTCAAGAAGCTGGTCAACGCATGA